The Paenibacillus dendritiformis region TGAAGCTGGTACAGGAAAGATTAAGACATAGTAATTATCAATGACCGCAGATACGTATATTCACGTAACTAAAAAAATGAGTCAACATGTAATAAAAAGTTTCGACTCGTTCGACCCAAGTAAAAAAGAACCGGTACAACGGGTTCACCCCAATTTCACCCCAATGGTTAAATTCAGCACAATAAGATACATCCTATGTAACGTTTTCCTGAAAACCAAAAAAGGCCCCGGTCAGAGCGACCAAGGCAAAAGTAGTAAAAGGTTATGAAGAAAAAATTGGAGCGGGTGATGGGAATCGAACCCACGCTGCTGGCTTGGGAAGCCAGCGTTCTACCATTGAACTACACCCGCGAGAGGCCAAAAAACACACCCAGATCCCACAAAAACTGACCGAGTGTGTCCAATCAACAACAGATGGTCGGGACGACACGATTTGAACATGCGACCCCCTGGTCCCAAACCAGGTGCTCTACCAAGCTGAGCTACGTCCCGAAACAAAGTAACTTTTGACAAGAATTAATATATCATATCGTTGAGTATCATGCAAGCCAATTTACGAAAAAACAAACCGGTAAAATCAGCCATACGGTCACGCCCACGAGAAAAAACGGCCTCCATCGCTCCTTCACGAGTCGACGAGGCCGTTCTCCAATGCGTACCGCGTCAGCTGTACGCGATTTTCCAGATGAAGCTTCTGCAAAATATTTTTCAGGTGATTTTTGACGGTATGCTCGGATAACGAAAATTGGGCGGCAATCTCCTTGTTCGACTCGCCCCTGGCCACCCGCTCCAATATTTCGCGCTCCCGCATCGTCAACGGCGAATGCGCCGGGGCCTTGCTGTTCTTGGTGGAGAATTCCTGCAAAATGCGGAAAGCCAGCTCCTTCGACATCGGCGCCTCGTCGATGGCGATCGCACGCAAATATTCATGCCATGCCGATGGCTGCAAGTTTTTCAGCAGATAGCCCTGGGCTCCTTTTTTCAAGGCCTCGAACAAATGAGTAATATCGTCGGATACGGTCACCATGACAATTTTGACATAAGGGAACCGCTCTTTAATATGCTTGGTCGCTTCCAGCCCGTCCATCACCGGCATCGAGATGTCCATCAGAATCATATCCGGCATGACCGTCTCGGTCATCGCGATCGCTTCTTCGCCATTCACCGCTTCGCCCACGATGGCGAAGGAAGGATCGATCGCCAAAATATCCCGCATTCCTTCCCGCGCATGCGCATGATCGTCAGCGATCAACAC contains the following coding sequences:
- a CDS encoding response regulator — translated: MSMAGQPVFRVLIADDHAHAREGMRDILAIDPSFAIVGEAVNGEEAIAMTETVMPDMILMDISMPVMDGLEATKHIKERFPYVKIVMVTVSDDITHLFEALKKGAQGYLLKNLQPSAWHEYLRAIAIDEAPMSKELAFRILQEFSTKNSKAPAHSPLTMREREILERVARGESNKEIAAQFSLSEHTVKNHLKNILQKLHLENRVQLTRYALENGLVDS